GACCGCTACAGGGCAACAGCGTAATTGAAGTTAACAGTACGCTTGGCCTGCAGCACGCGGCGCTGCAGCATCAGGGGATTGTCAGCCTGCCGACTTACATGCTGGGTGACCATATCACTAACGGCAGGCTGGTTCCGGTACTAACGGAATACAATATTAAAGAACACGAATACAGCCTGTTCGCTCTTTACCATCCTGGGCACTATCAGGATCCTAAAATCAGGAGTTTTATTGACTTCCTCGTGGAAAATATCACCGATCGGCCAGTGTGGGATGAATGGCTGATGAGCAGTCGTGCTGAAAATTCGGAGGAGGTATAGACAGGTGTAGTGGAGCGATTAGAACAGCTCTCCCTGCCCTTGACGATAATCTCCCCGTTCCAGATCCAACAGCCGCTGCTTTAGCGTTAACCCACCGCCAAAGAATCCTGTCAGCTTGCCGTCCTGACTCAATACTCGATGGCAGGGAATAATTAGCGGAATGGGGTTGTTTCTGCACGCCATGCCCACGGCTCTGGCACCGCCGGGGCAGCCCATTGCTTTTGCCACCTCGCCGTAGCTCATCACTTCACCGTAAGGGATATCGCACAGCATCTGCCACGCCTGCTGCATAAACGCAGTCCCCTGTGCGTCAATCGGTACGCTGAAGGCGCGGATTTCTTTATTTAGATAGGCGACAACTTCATCCCTTGTTTGCTGCATTAGCGCGTCGGGGTGCGAATCGCTAACAAAGTCGTCGGGGATATAGTCCGGAAAGTGCAGCCGGATAATTGCCCCATCGCTGGACTCGACGGCCATTGGGCCGTACGGGGTGTCAAACTGGTACTTCATGCAAAGCCACTGTTAGGATTGAGGTGTATGTACACATAGTGTGTTTTCTTAAGTGTACTATCGGAAAGAGGAGAGTAAAAATTGGATATTCAGTAGATATTAAATCAAGAACAAAACGCTCAAGGATTATTATCTATCCGTTTTCTCAAGGTGATGAAATCCATCTTTGCCTCTTCGATTGATAACTCGGGATTCACTCTTCGATACTCGCGAATGAAGGCTATTTGATCGTTGTCAAAGACGGCCTGTGAAAGAACTTTTGTTGTCACTTTAGGCTCTGGAAGCTGCAGATAAATAACACTGGGTTTCCACGCCCCCCAATCTAGCCCACGTTTAAAATCACCCCATTTATTCGCGTCCTGATGGCATTGAAATCCAAAAATAGGGGCGACTGAAAGAAATCGGCACGTTGAGCACTTTCGTGGAACGGTCACCTTCGATTGAATAAACGTATTTTCGTAAATAACCGGGTCGCTTGGCCCATCAATGCTGCAAGGCCCATGGTCTAGGTGTAGATAACCACCTACGATTTCCATATGACGAGTACATTCACCTTCGAGCAGTTTGGAGCAATTTGCACATTTTGCAGGGACTGCCCCGCGCAGACCCATATGATTAAATGGAGCAGGGGGATTAATCGACCCATTGATATCACATGCGGGGAAGTATTTTTTGTACATTTTTGATATTGAATCGATTAAGAAAATGACGTTTTTTGGTGTATTTAATGATACTGAAAATAGCGGATGAATTATAGTTTGGGGGAAAGGCGGTTTGAGTGGGGTAGATATAATCATCATCTTCTTCTATTTCTGCGAGACTCCTCCAAATAAATCCTCTTGTCGCCTACCGTCGATCGCAGTATCTTTTCCACGCGCCTGCAAAATCAGGCGTCGGGATTGACCTCCTGCAAACTTCATCGGCGGCATATGACGCGTCTGCGTCTTTTTTTGTGTCGTTGGTCTGGCTACATCTCAATGGTGGGCTGGGTGAGGGCACCGTAAGGTGCGCCGGTATCCGATGAGGCCGGTAAGGTCAACTTTGCTCAGTCCACCACCCATGAGATTGACCTCTCTGGTGATGGTTACATTAATTACTCATCGGAGGTTGCCTTATGGCTACGATCCCTGCCCAAACACACCCATTATCTACAAAAGCTGTTAAAACCCAGCGTCGCTATACCGTCGGATATCTGCCCAGCCAGGGCAATACGGAAACGCCTTCCCTGCACCTGAGTGGGAAATGGCTTAGAGATATCGGATTTAATATTGGCACTGGCGTTACCGTGAAAATCGCCGGGGACTGCATTGTGCTTATTCCTGATAACGATGAAGTGCACGAGTTGAGAAAGCAGCTTCAACAGGTAAAGACGGCGTTTAGGGGACTAAATGAAGGGCTCGTTAGAACGCTAAGTGACGGGGCGTAAACTGACTGTTAGATGCTTATCGTGCCGATAGCACTATAAATGCATCGGCACGTTTTCTCATTGAACTCTATCCAAAGCGTTACTCGATGTTCTGGATCTGCTCCCTCATCTGCTCAATCAACACCTTCAGCTCAATCGCCGACGCGGTGATATCCGCATTGATAGACTTAGACGCCAGCGTGTTGGACTCGCGGTTGAACTCCTGCATCATAAAGTCCAGACGGCGGCCGACGGCCTCTTTCTTTTTCAGAATAGAGTAGGTTTCTTTGACGTGGGCTTCTAGGCGGTCGAGCTCTTCGGCGACGTCGACGCGCTGGGCGAGCATAATCAGCTCCTGTTCAAGGCGGTTGCTGTCCAGCTGAACGGCGGCGTCTTCTAGCTTGCTCATCAGGCGTTCGCGCTGCCAAACCAGCACTTCAGGCATGCGCTCGCGCACTTTGCCCACTTCGACCATCACGCCTTCAAGGCGCTGTTCGATAAGCGACTTCAGCGCGCTGCCTTCCCGCTCGCGGCTGTCAATAAAGTCAGTCAGGGCAGTTTCCAGTGATTCCATCAGTTCGGTACCGATAGCGTCCAGATCCTGACTTTTTGCCGACATTACTCCCGGCCAACGCAGAATATCGACGGGATTGATTTCCCCTTCGTCGCTTTGCATTTTTACCCAGTTGGCAGCCTGCACTAGCTGCTGAGCGAGCTCTTTGTTCAGCATCAGCTCGGTTTGATAGGCAGGATCGAGGTCGAAGCGCAGGTTGCATTCGATTTTGCCGCGGGTCAGACGCGCTCTCAGGCGCTCGCGGATCATCGGCTCTAGGCTGCGGAACTGCTCCGGCAGGCGGATATAGGTTTCCAGATAGCGCTGGTTAACGGAGCGAAGCTCCCAGGAGGCGGAGCCCCATTCACCCTTGGTTTCATGGCGGGCGTAGGCGGTCATACTGCGGATCATAGTCGAGTACCCGTTTGAGAAAATAAGCGCGAGTATAACACCATATTACGCCGGACGTTGTGATTTGCCGCGCGAGCTTTGCCTATTCACCGTAGGCATCTGGACTGAAAATCAGTATAATGCGCGGTCAATATATCAGCGTTCGCCACTCGCCCTTGCTAAAGGTGCCCGTAAACGGTCGTTGACCCCGTCTGACATAACCTCCGGAGAGAATTTCATGCGTCCAGAAGGCCGAAGTGCACAGCAGGTGCGCCCAATAACCCTGACTCGTCACTATACGAAGCATGCGGAAGGTTCCGTGCTGGTGGAGTTTGGCGACACTAAAGTGCTGTGTACAGCGACTGTGGAAGAGGGCGTGCCGCGCTTTCTGAAAGGCCAAGGACAGGGATGGGTGACAGCGGAGTACGGCATGCTGCCGCGCTCAACCCACACCCGCAATGCGCGTGAAGCGGCCAAGGGGAAGCAGGGTGGTCGGACACTGGAAATCCAGCGCCTTATTGCTCGTTCTCTGCGTGCAGCGATTGATTTAAAGATGCTGGGCGAATACACCGTGACGCTGGACTGCGACGTTCTTCAGGCTGACGGCGGCACGCGTACTGCTTCTATTACCGGCGCCTGCGTTGCGCTGGCGGACGCCCTCAACGCCATGGTGGCCAATAAGCGCCTGGCGAAAAACCCAATGAAAGGGCTGGTAGCTGCGGTATCTGTAGGTATCGTCAACGGTGAAGCGGTGTGCGATCTGGAGTACGTTGAGGATTCAGCGGCAGAAACCGACATGAACGTGGTAATGACCGAAGACGGCCGCATGATTGAAGTGCAGGGCACAGCAGAAGGTGAGCCTTTCAGCCACGAAGAGCTGTTGACCCTGCTAGGGCTTGCCCGAGGCGGCATAGAGACCATTATGGCGGCGCAGAAGGCGGCGCTTGAACGACCGTAGTTTTTGAAAAAGGCGACTTATAGTCGCCTTAGTTTTATGACAAATGCTTTGAATCTAACTGACTGATGGAGTTAAACGGCGGGAGAGGCCTCCGTTGGGGTCGATTTGGCGTAAGCCAACGACAAACCGGCAAAGCCGGTTTGAACAGCGCTTGCGCTGGCCCTTTAGGGTGAAGCCCGAAGGGCTTCATAACTGCCCGTAGGAGGGCTAGGCCCGCCGCACGCCCAGAGCCAATACAAGCGCCCTCCCGACTGAGCACGATGGTCATATAGGCACGCTGTAATTTCGGTCGGAATACCCACAGAAGCCGATTTAATTGGTTTGTCATCAATCTTCCGATTAAGGCAGAGTTAAGTTAAGCGTGAGGAATCATCAAATATGAAACACTATCAGCGCCAGTTTATTGAGTTTGCGCTAAACAAGCAGGTTTTAAGATTCGGCGAGTTTCACCTGAAGTCTGGGCGGGTTAGCCCGTACTTTTTTAACGCCGGGCTGTTTAATACTGGTCGCGATTTGGCGCTGCTTGGCCGCTTTTACGCTTCGGCACTGGTGGACTCTGGCATTGAGTTCGATGTGCTATTTGGGCCAGCCTATAAGGGCATTCCCATTGCGACGACGACGGCAGTAGCCCTGTCTGAACATCACGACATCGATATTCCCTACTGCTTTAACCGCAAAGAGGCGAAAGATCACGGAGAGGGTGGCAGCCTAGTAGGTAGCCCGCTGGTTGGCCGTGTGATGCTGGTGGATGATGTGATCACCGCGGGTACCGCCATTCGTGAATCGATGACGACTATTCGCGCACAGGGTGCCTCTTTGAGCGGCGTATTGATCTGTCTGGATCGTCAGGAGCGCGGTACCGGTGAGCTGTCGGCGATTCAGGAAGTGCAGCGCGACTATCAGTGCAGCGTGATTACGATAATTACGCTAGACGATTTGGTTGAGTATCTGGAAGAAAAACCGGAAATGGCACAGGAACTGGCGGCAATTAATGCCTATCGTGAGCAGTACGGCGTTTAGTTCTCACTTGACGAGGTTGTATTAAACTAGCCGATGCGTGATGCATCGGCCAGAGATATGCAATTCTTACAGGTAGTCACGTTATTAATGTTCCGTTCTACTGACTTTTGCCTGCTCGGCCTGCTCTAAATAGCGCGCATAGCGTTTTTGGAACCATGCTTTTTGTACTTCATTCATGTTACCAATGACGGCGTGAACGTTGACTGGCCTCCCTTGTGTATACATTTGAGCCAAGCTGCGCGCCAGAAAATCAAAATTTTCTACTGAATGTAGGTTCTGTTCCGCCATAAGCATATCCCCCTTGTCAGTTCATGATGTATGAAGGTCATATGCTTTTCTAACTTCAGTATTCTCCTAATTACGTCTAATTTTTGAACAATATGTGCCCATTTTGGGATTATTGCTTACCGTTACTGGTAACTATTGTGAAAAAAATGCCCTCGTCAAAACGAGGGCATTTTTCTGAGTTTTATCTGGATGCTGTTACAGCAAAATATCGCACAATGCTGGATCTTTGCGATCGAGATAGTGAATAGACTGAATGCGGCGAATAGTGCGGGATTTACCGCGTACCAGCAGCGTTTCAGTCGTTGCCATATTGCCCGTGCGCTGAATGCCGTTGAGCAGGTCGCCTTTGGTAATGCCCGTAGCAGAGAAGATGATGTTGTCGTTGCGAGCCATGTCGCCCAGCTTTAGCACTTCACCGGGGTTAAGCCCCATTTTTTGGCAGCGCGCTAGCTCCTCTTCTCCAATGCGCCGATTCTCTTCCGTATCGCCCTTGACCTGATGGCGAGCCAGCAGCCGAGCCTGCATATCGCCGTCCAGCGCGCGGATCACGGCGGCGGAGATTACCCCTTCAGGCGCGCCGCCGATGCCGTACATGACGTCTACTTCACTGTCAGGCATACAGGTCAGGATAGAGGCCGCTACGTCGCCGTCCGGAATGGCAAAGACGCGTACGCCCAGCTGCTGCATTTCGGCGATGATCGCATCGTGGCGCGGTTTGGCCAGCGTGATAACCGTAAGCTTGTCTAACGGCTTGTTGAGCTGAGCGGCAATGCGCTTGAGGTTCTCCGACAGCGGCAGGTTCAGATCGGCGGCGCCTTTTGCTCCCGGGCCGACGACCAGCTTTTCCATATACATGTCCGGTGCGTGCAAGAATGCACCTTTTTCGGCAACGGCCAGTACTGCTAGCGCATTGGCCTGTCCCATGGCCGTCATGCGAGTACCCTCAATGGGATCTACGGCGATATCTACCGCGCTGCCCTGGCCGGTTCCTACTTTTTCACCGATATAGAGCATGGGCGCTTCGTCGATTTCGCCCTCGCCAATGACGATCTCTCCGTCAATATTGACTTGGTTTAGCACGATGCGCATGGCTTCAACGGCGGCGCCGTCGGCTTTGTTTTTATCACCGCGCCCTAAATAGCGATAGCCGGCCAAAGCGGCGGCTTCCGTTACCCGGGAAAACTCAATTGCCAGTTCACGTTTCATGTTAGGGATCCGTTGCGTTTTGATTTTACTAGGAGAGAGATGTGAGGCCGATTTTACCACAGACCTAGAGGGATATTCGTGAATTCTCCATAGTCGGCGAGAGAATTTTCCATAAAAAATGGGCCCGTTTGCGGGCCCAAAAACAGAATGGGTAGTTTCTCTTTCTATACTGTTACTTTTATACCGTTATTCGTGCTCTTCCCAATCGCGGGCGCGGGCGACGGCTTTCTGCCAGCCTCTGTAACGCACGTTGCGTTCGGTGGTTTCGATACCGGGCTTGAAGGCACGCTCGACTTCGGCTTTGCTTTTCACTTCGTCTAAATCGCTCCAGAAGCCGACGGCCAGGCCTGCAAGGTAAGCAGCCCCCAGAGCGGTGACTTCGCGTACGGCAGGGCGTTCAACGGTCGTACCGAGAATGTCTGACTGGAACTGCATCAGGAAGTTGTTGGATACCGCACCGCCGTCAACACGTAGAGCCTGAAGGCGAGCACCGGAGTCAGCCTGCATGGCGTCCAGCACGTCGCGGGTTTGGTAGGCGATGGATTCCAACGTAGCGCGGATGATGTGGTTAGAGTTCACGCCGCGAGTCAGGCCGAGAATTGCGCCGCGGGCATACGGATCCCAGTACGGTGCGCCCAGGCCGGTAAAGGCCGGAACGACATAAACGCCGTTGCTGTCTTTGACCTTGGTGGCGAAGTATTCAGAGTCCATTGCATCGCTAAACAGCTTGAGCTCGTCGCGCAGCCACTGAATGGATGCGCCGCCGATGAACACTGCGCCTTCCAGTGCGTAGTTCACTTCACCGCGCGGGCCGCAGGCGATGGTGGTCAGCAGGCCGTGATCGGACTTCACGACGTCCTTACCGGTGTTCATTAGCAGGAAGCAGCCAGTGCCGTAGGTGTTTTTAGCCATGCCCGGCTGAACGCACAGGTGGCCGAACAGCGCGGCCTGCTGGTCACCTGCCATGCCTGCAATAGGAATACGCGTGCCACCTTTGCCGCCAATGTTGGTTTTGCCGTAAATCTCAGAGGATGGACGAACGTCTGGCAGCATGGCGCGCGGGATGTCCAACGCTTCCAGCATTTTGTCGTCCCAGTCCAGCGTTTTGATGTTGAACAGCATGGTGCGGGAGGCGTTAGTGTAGTCGGTGACGTGCGAACGGCCCTGTGTCATATTCCACACCAGCCAAGTGTCTACGGTACCGAACAGCAGTTCGCCGCGCTTGGCGCGATCGCGAGCGCCTTCAACGTGGTCTAGGATCCACTTCACTTTAGTGCCGGAGAAGTAGGGGTCAACGACCAGACCGGTGTTTTCACGGATGTAGTCTGTTAAGCCGTCTTTTTTCAGCTGCTCACAAATGCTAGCGGTGCGGCGGCACTGCCAAACGATGGCGTTATAAACCGGTTTGCCGGTTTCTTTGTCCCAAACGATGGTGGTTTCGCGCTGGTTGGTGATACCGATAGCGGCCACTTGGTCGGAACTGATGCCGGTTTGTGCCAGCACTTCAACCAAAACGGAGCTTTGCGTCGCCCAAATTTCCATCGGATCGTGTTCTACCCAGCCTGGATGGGGGTAATGCTGAGTGAATTCTCTCTGAGATACGCCGATGATGTTGGCATCATGATCTAAAATGACGGCCCGCGAGCTGGTAGTGCCCTGGTCGAGTGCGACAATGTATTTTTGTTCAGTCGTCATCTGGAATACTCCGTTTATTGACGTGGTGGGAAAGCGTTTACAAGTTGGCCGGAGTAGCTCCGGCCGAACGAAAAGAGTTTCTTATTCATCAATCTTGCAGGCGTCGCACGGCAGGTTGCGGCCGATAAATACGCGATAACCCATGGCGCCAGCACAGGCACCGAGGATTGGTCCGACGATAGGAACGATGAAGTAGGGGATATCTCGACCTCCGGTAAAGGCGATATTGCCCCAGCCAGCGATGTAGGCAAACATTTTTGGCCCAAAGTCACGGGCAGGATTCATGGCAAAGCCGGTTAGCGGCCCCATTGAGGCACCAATAACCGCGACCAGAATACCGATAAGAAGCGGAGCCAGTGAGCCCTTCGGCACGCCGTTGCCGTCATCCGTCAGCGCCAGAATTAGGCACATCAGCACGGCGGTAATGACAAACTCAACGCCAAAGGCCTGAAAGACGTTAATGGCAGGGTTAGGGTAGGTGGAGAAGGTGCCCGCCAGCGACAGACTGTCCATACTGCCTCTAACGATATTTTGCGCCTGCTCGACTTCGTGGAACAGGCTGAAATAGAGGGCGTAAACCAGCGCCGCGCCGCAGAAGGCTCCGGCTATTTGGGCGATGATATAGGGAATAACTTTTTTCTTATCGAAGCAGGCAAACAGCCACAGCGCGATGGTAACCGCAGGGTTTAGATGTGCGCCGGAAACGCCGGCAGTGAGGTAAACGCCAAGAGCGACAGCGAGACCCCAAATAATACTGATTTCCCATTGACCAAAGCTAGCTCCGGCGACTTTCAGAGCGGCCACGCAGCCAATACCAAAAAATAGAAAAAGACCCGTTCCAAGAAACTCAGCGATACACTGCCCTTTTAGCGTTGGGCCTGTGGTTTGACTCATATGCATTACTCCGTGTTGGGAGAGAGTAGATAAGAAGTAAATGTTAGTCGCCTGTTATTACCATATTATAAATTAATAGAGGCGGTTGATTAATGTTATCGTTATCGCTCTATAACGAAAAATAACGAAAGTTTAATTTTGTGTATTCGGTCAAATAATTGATCCTTTTTGTTCGCAAAACGATAGCTAACGCCCAATTTATGAATGTAAAAGAATATAGATGAGGATTGTTTTCCTTGCTCGGCGGTACGCATTATTTTTATCAGGCTAAATTTTCTGAACATTCGCGCTTTATGGGGGTCTACGGCTAGACAGCGTACGGTCAGGTTAATACAAT
This DNA window, taken from Leminorella richardii, encodes the following:
- the glpK gene encoding glycerol kinase GlpK encodes the protein MTTEQKYIVALDQGTTSSRAVILDHDANIIGVSQREFTQHYPHPGWVEHDPMEIWATQSSVLVEVLAQTGISSDQVAAIGITNQRETTIVWDKETGKPVYNAIVWQCRRTASICEQLKKDGLTDYIRENTGLVVDPYFSGTKVKWILDHVEGARDRAKRGELLFGTVDTWLVWNMTQGRSHVTDYTNASRTMLFNIKTLDWDDKMLEALDIPRAMLPDVRPSSEIYGKTNIGGKGGTRIPIAGMAGDQQAALFGHLCVQPGMAKNTYGTGCFLLMNTGKDVVKSDHGLLTTIACGPRGEVNYALEGAVFIGGASIQWLRDELKLFSDAMDSEYFATKVKDSNGVYVVPAFTGLGAPYWDPYARGAILGLTRGVNSNHIIRATLESIAYQTRDVLDAMQADSGARLQALRVDGGAVSNNFLMQFQSDILGTTVERPAVREVTALGAAYLAGLAVGFWSDLDEVKSKAEVERAFKPGIETTERNVRYRGWQKAVARARDWEEHE
- a CDS encoding methylated-DNA--[protein]-cysteine S-methyltransferase, coding for MKYQFDTPYGPMAVESSDGAIIRLHFPDYIPDDFVSDSHPDALMQQTRDEVVAYLNKEIRAFSVPIDAQGTAFMQQAWQMLCDIPYGEVMSYGEVAKAMGCPGGARAVGMACRNNPIPLIIPCHRVLSQDGKLTGFFGGGLTLKQRLLDLERGDYRQGQGELF
- the glpX gene encoding class II fructose-bisphosphatase, which translates into the protein MKRELAIEFSRVTEAAALAGYRYLGRGDKNKADGAAVEAMRIVLNQVNIDGEIVIGEGEIDEAPMLYIGEKVGTGQGSAVDIAVDPIEGTRMTAMGQANALAVLAVAEKGAFLHAPDMYMEKLVVGPGAKGAADLNLPLSENLKRIAAQLNKPLDKLTVITLAKPRHDAIIAEMQQLGVRVFAIPDGDVAASILTCMPDSEVDVMYGIGGAPEGVISAAVIRALDGDMQARLLARHQVKGDTEENRRIGEEELARCQKMGLNPGEVLKLGDMARNDNIIFSATGITKGDLLNGIQRTGNMATTETLLVRGKSRTIRRIQSIHYLDRKDPALCDILL
- a CDS encoding SymE family type I addiction module toxin, with the protein product MATIPAQTHPLSTKAVKTQRRYTVGYLPSQGNTETPSLHLSGKWLRDIGFNIGTGVTVKIAGDCIVLIPDNDEVHELRKQLQQVKTAFRGLNEGLVRTLSDGA
- the pyrE gene encoding orotate phosphoribosyltransferase; the encoded protein is MKHYQRQFIEFALNKQVLRFGEFHLKSGRVSPYFFNAGLFNTGRDLALLGRFYASALVDSGIEFDVLFGPAYKGIPIATTTAVALSEHHDIDIPYCFNRKEAKDHGEGGSLVGSPLVGRVMLVDDVITAGTAIRESMTTIRAQGASLSGVLICLDRQERGTGELSAIQEVQRDYQCSVITIITLDDLVEYLEEKPEMAQELAAINAYREQYGV
- the rph gene encoding ribonuclease PH, with translation MRPEGRSAQQVRPITLTRHYTKHAEGSVLVEFGDTKVLCTATVEEGVPRFLKGQGQGWVTAEYGMLPRSTHTRNAREAAKGKQGGRTLEIQRLIARSLRAAIDLKMLGEYTVTLDCDVLQADGGTRTASITGACVALADALNAMVANKRLAKNPMKGLVAAVSVGIVNGEAVCDLEYVEDSAAETDMNVVMTEDGRMIEVQGTAEGEPFSHEELLTLLGLARGGIETIMAAQKAALERP
- a CDS encoding MIP/aquaporin family protein, giving the protein MSQTTGPTLKGQCIAEFLGTGLFLFFGIGCVAALKVAGASFGQWEISIIWGLAVALGVYLTAGVSGAHLNPAVTIALWLFACFDKKKVIPYIIAQIAGAFCGAALVYALYFSLFHEVEQAQNIVRGSMDSLSLAGTFSTYPNPAINVFQAFGVEFVITAVLMCLILALTDDGNGVPKGSLAPLLIGILVAVIGASMGPLTGFAMNPARDFGPKMFAYIAGWGNIAFTGGRDIPYFIVPIVGPILGACAGAMGYRVFIGRNLPCDACKIDE
- a CDS encoding YicC/YloC family endoribonuclease, giving the protein MIRSMTAYARHETKGEWGSASWELRSVNQRYLETYIRLPEQFRSLEPMIRERLRARLTRGKIECNLRFDLDPAYQTELMLNKELAQQLVQAANWVKMQSDEGEINPVDILRWPGVMSAKSQDLDAIGTELMESLETALTDFIDSREREGSALKSLIEQRLEGVMVEVGKVRERMPEVLVWQRERLMSKLEDAAVQLDSNRLEQELIMLAQRVDVAEELDRLEAHVKETYSILKKKEAVGRRLDFMMQEFNRESNTLASKSINADITASAIELKVLIEQMREQIQNIE